GGGTTCATGCGGTTCAGCGTGCCACTCTTCGCCGTGCCAGTGTCCGCTCTCGTAGGTTTCCCCCGGCGGGGGCGGTTTCGGTGTCGCAGGCTTTGACGTATCAACAGGGTCAGCCGTGACAGGGCTGATAATCTTCACAGGGGCTTGACTCGCAACCTGCTGGTATTCCCAAAATGTGACACCAATGGCAACACCTATCAAAACGAGTAGAACAGGGATCCAAAACTTTTTTAATAACATCTTTTAAAACTCCTTTATCCTATAAGAGCTCATTCAGGCGTTGTTTTAGAGAAGATGAGGCATAATCCAAAGCAGTAGCAAAACGTGAGTTTGATAAATAATTGTGCAATTTTTTGTAGAAAGAGAACCTTTTTGGTATAATGAAGGTATCCGATATCTTCAAACCAAAGGAGTTCTCTGATGGGTATTGTACCACTTTTCTGCGAAATACACGACTTTTTTATGATGTCCGAGACCGATATTTCAACATGCTGTGAACCCGACACACCCCCGGAAACCCGCGGGCAACCCAGATGCCTGCATCCGAGCGAGGTGATGACGATCCTCATCGCCTTCCATCAAAGTAGGTATCGGACGTTTAAGCACTTTTATCTCAAAATTCCCAAAGTTCAGTATTACCATAGACAGCACCCACCCAATCCGATTTTGAAACAGCATGACTTTGTGAGGTAAATGTGAAAAATGAACAAACCATTGCCAACCAAGCTAAAGTGAATGAGAAATCTTAAAATTGAATGACCCTGTATGAGTTCTATGGAAAACTTGACTTTTTTCCGCACTACGGTTAAAATTTAATTCACTTCATTATGATCAGGTTTATTGTAGCCTGCAGCAATACGCAGCAATACGCAAGCAAAAACACGCAGGCGGATATACGGGATAGAATATGAAATCACTGAAGAAACGCCGAAGCAAAAACACTCATCTCAACGAACCGCAAGGTATAATTAGAAAATTGATGATTCTAATTCTCCTCTGGTTCTGTTCGCCATTGTCTGGAATCGCTGACGAGAACCTCAGCGACCACAGCAGATACGTCCAACACGTAGAGCAAGCCTTCCTCCTCATGTTTCAAGGCGACAACCTCCGAGCTATCTCTGAGTTTGAAGCCGCCCTTGTAATTGAACCCGACCACTACGAAATCCTACACTACCTCGGCATGGCGCACGCCCAAGAAGAATTCTGGAACAAAGCCACCGAAAGTTACCAACGCTCCTTAGCACTGATGCCTGATAACATCGAAGCACTCTACTCACTCGGTGTTGCCTATTTCAGACTTGATCGGTGGGCAGACGCGGTGCTCCCCCTCCAACGGGTTATAGAACTTTCCCCGCAACACGCACGCGGGCACGAAATGCTCGGGAAATCCCTCGTAAAACGCCGTCAATATGCTGAAGCCGTTCCGATCCTGACAAAGGCACTCTCGCTGACCTCACACGCCGCCAATCTCTATTATGAACTCGGCATCGCACACCTGAATTTAAAAGCATATCCCGAAGCGATAAAGAACTTCAAACTGGCAATAGCGCATGGTCCAACAGGTTATGCTGAGCCACACCACGGACTCGGCACGGCGTATTTTCGATCAGGCGACCGGGAGAAAAGTAGAGTGGAAATGCAAATCTATCAGCGACTTCAAAAGGAATTCGCTGAATACGAACGCCTCACCCGTCTCACGCGCGCCGAGCCGAATAACCTTGAGGCATGGACGGAATTAGCCACACTTCTCATGAACCAAAAGAACTTTGCCAAGGCGGTCTCCGTCTTTCAGAAATGCATTGAACTCGCTCCCAATAACGCCCACTTTTACCATGGGCTGAGTCGTGCTTTCATGAGCCTCAATTATCCTAAGCACGCCGCAGAAGCCGCCAGAAAAGCCGTCCAACTCATGCCGAACCAAGCGATTCTCTACAACACCCTCGGTAGCACTTACGCGATGCAAGGCGAATCGCAAAAGGCACTGCGTGCATTCCGAAAAGCGGTCGAACTTGATAGCGACGAGCCTTATTATCACCTCAACCTTTCAAGACTCTATGAAGGTATGGGCAACCAAAAACTCGCGCAGGAGCATCATCGCATCTATGAATATCTTTTATCCAAGCAGAAATAGCCATTTCCGCAGTGTCGCATGCGGTTTATTCCTCCTGCTTCTCAGCATTGGTATGAGTTTTGGCGTATCGGCGCAGGATACAGAGCATCTCATATTCGTCTCCGCAGGCACCTTTACGATGGGAAGCGATACCCGTGCTGCCGATGAAAAACCGATGCACAAAGTCTATCTCAATGCCTACTACATCAGTAAATATGAGGTCACAAACGCCGAGTACTACGAATTTTGGAAACAGCAATTAGAGATAGCTTCTCCTGAACAAACACCCCAACACACTCCAGAGAACTTCACGCATCTTCCGCAGATCGGCGATTGGCCCGCACGCGCAGAACAGTTTCCGAATCACCCAGTGGTCGGTGTGTCCTGGCACGATGCCAACGCTTATGCCGCGTGGAAAGGTATGCGACTCCCGACAGAGGCGGAATGGGAGAAAGCAGCGCGTGGTTACAGCAATAGAACATGGCCCTGGGGCAATGCCCTTGAACCCTACGCGAACACAGCGGCAAATGACGACGGTTATCAGAACCGCCTCGCACCTGTCGGCAGTTTCCCGAAAGGCAAAAGTTACTACGGCGTAATGGATATGGCTGGAAACGTCTGGGAATGGACAGCCGACTGGTACAGCGATGTCTACTATTGGCATACCTCACAAGCTGCCACGAAACGTCCGAAACAGAATCCAACAGGACCGGCAGTTGGAAGCTGGCGTGTCATCCGTGGAGGTTCATGGATTGATACCATCACCCGATGCAGCACTACATTTCGGTTTTATCTCTATCCTAATCTGAAAACCTCCTTTGTGGGTTTCCGATTGGCAAAATCCACTTTTTAATTTTACCTTGCGGAGGAACGACGCGGGTTGGAACTTTGACAGACTTTTTTCTCGAGTCGCCTGCGCCGTTGTTACAGGCTGCTGACTGTGCATTCAGGTAATGCCAAAATTTACGACAATGTTCTTCTTACAATCCTATCCCCATTTAAAGTCCTTATTACAAGCACTCCTATTCCTGCTGCTAACCGTAGGCACCGCCGCTTCGCAATCCCCTATCTTCATGGATGTCACCGAAGAAGCCGGTATCCACTTCAAACATAACAAAGGCACCACCGAACACAAACACATCATCGAGACAATGGGGTCGGGGACGGTCTTCTTCGATTACGATACTGACGGGGATCCCGACCTCTATTTCGTTAACAGTGGGAGCGTTCCTCAAGGAACCCCACAAGCGTTCGGGAACGTCCTCTATCGAAACGAAGGCGATGGACGTTTCACGGATGTTACCGAAACCTCAGGCGCAGGAGACACAGGATATGGGATGGCGGCATCTGCAGCGGATATCGACAACGACGGCGATCCCGACCTCTATGTCGCCAACTTCGGACAGGATAAACTCTACCGAAACAATGGCGACGGCACCTTTACCGACCTCACCGAAGCCGCCGGTATTGATAACACCCTCTGGAGTATCGCTGCGGTCTACCTCGATTTCGATGTAGATGGCGACTTGGACATCTTCGTCGTCAATTATCTGGTGTATGACTTGTCAATGCCGGTGTCTACCTACAAAGGCATTGTCGGTTACGGGCACCCGCGTAGCTACGAAGGAACCCCCGATGTCCTCTACCGAAATAACGGCGACGGCACCTTCACGAATATTGCCGAAACAGCAGGTGTGACGAATCCCGTCGAAGGAAGAGGTATGGCAGCGGTCGCTTGGGATTACGATCAAGACGGATTTCCGGATATCTATGTCGCTAACGATACGAATAGAAACTTTCTGTATCATAACAACGGCGACGGCACTTTCACGGACGAAAGCATCTTCATCGGTGTCGGTTACGACGACAGAGGGGTCGCTGAAGGGTCTATGGGGGTGGACGCTGCAGACTACAACGGCGATGGATGGCTGGATCTGATCGTTGCGAATTCGGAGAAGGCAACCCTCTATAAAAACGAGGAAGGGTTCTTCTTTGCTGATGCAACTGCGGACAGTGGATTGGAACAACCGACACTTCCGTTTGTCGGTTTTAGTCCACTCTTTCTGGATTACGATAACGATGGACATCTCGATATGTTCTGTGCAAACGGACACCCACAAGATGTTATTGAGATATTGGGGGACAATGAAACATACGCCCAACGCGACCAGATATTTCAAAATAACGGCGATGGCACTTATACCGACATCTCTGCATCCGCGGGAACTTACTTTTCGGACCCCCTTGTTGGCAGAGCCGCCGCGACTGCTGACTATGACAACGACGGCGACCCCGATATTGTTATTATGAATTCCGATCAGCGTGCCGTGCTACTGCGGAATGACGGCGGAAATCTGAAAAATTGGGTGAGCCTTAAACTGATCGGAACGCAAAGCAATCGCGACGGGATCGGTGCGAAGGTCAGCGTCACGGCAGGAAACATGACGCTGATACGGGAAGTAAAGAGCGGTTCAAGCTACGCCTCAGGAAGCGATACACGCTTACTGTTCGGCTTAGGAGAGCATCGGCATGTCGAGAAAGTGAACATCGTCTGGCAAAGCGGAACCATACAAAAACTGCGAGACCTCCCCATCAACCAGATTCTGACAATTGTGGAATCAGAAGAGTAGGGAATTTCAATCCTACATTAGACAACAAAAAACCCGCGTCCTTATTTGGATGCGGGTTTCTCGTTTAACAATAAAAATTACTGACGCTTGAGTGCTGCCCACTGTGTTGCCAGTTTGCCTTGCGGCTCAACGGGTGTGAGGACATCCAAGAAGAGGTTATCTTTCGTGGGTGCGATGAGCAGATCGGTGTCGGTCGGTTCAAAGCGAAGGTTGACGTAATCTGCGCCACCCGATTCACCACATTTGAAGTGCAAGAAGTTCTCGCCTTTGTGGAATTGAACCTCGGTTGGCGTTGTGACTTCACGAACCCCACCTGTCCAGGCACTATTGTCATAGATCTGTTCGCCATTGATCCAGATTTGGGCGTAATCATCGTGTGCAGGGTGCATCGTTGTCGTCCGGTCATCTGGTGAAATAACGACGATGATACCGTGCCATGTGATGTCGCGACCATCAGGGATCCCGTGGCTTGTGGACATGTTCAGTTGGTCTTCGGTATTGATGTCAACAATGGACCACGCGAGTGAACCGCCATTATCCGGGAGGCTCACGATGGCGTTTGCGGTTTTTCCGGCACCGTCGCGTGTGGAAACGGAGGCGTTGGAAATCAAACCACCACTGCCTTCAGCAAGGTAATCAATCGTTGCCGATGTGTTAAAACCACCCGTATCGGTGACGAGATCGAGTCCCCACCATTTTGCAATCCAATTATCACCTGCCGGTTGCCAATTCTGCGCGAATGCCATCGGTGAAATCATGACAACGCAGGCAAGTGTGATAAAGATTGTGAATTTTTTCATAGCTATGAAATCTCCTTCTCTAAATATACACAAGGCTCAGAGTTCTTGAGTAAGAAGCGCGCTTCCCAAAATCTCATTACCTCATCAGATTTTTACTATTGGTGATAGCAGTACTGCGTGCAAATCACGCTTTTTAATGCTGACGTTCCACCGGTCATCTGTCAGCAGTGCGATCCTTTTTTTGATCTTCTGCGAGATAGTATACGTCACCCCGAGAAGTTGAAAGAATACACAAAATCAATTATAGCACTTTTCAAATATGAATTGCAAGAAAAAAGTGCAAAAAATTATCGAATTTTCATAATTTTAGCAGAATGCATCAATTTTGTCAACTTTAATTTGATTGACTCCGTTTTAAATGATATAATAATATAACCTGAATTCCGGAGAACACCGACTACCCCACTCTTTACATATACTACGGAAACGCATTCTGATTCCTCGGGTTACGCCTTATGAAAACGACACGGTTATTAATTTTTACCATCTTTATTCTTTTCGTGCTGAATGTAAACGTTTATCCGCTTTTCGCACAAGCACCGACAACTCCGAAAATCCTATTTACCTCAACGCGGGATGGAGGTCAGCGCGAAGTATATATCATGAACACCGATGGTATGGGTGGAACACTAGTGGAGATTGGTTCGATCCAGAATATGCCTTGTCGGTCTCACCACAACCGCACCTGCTAACCACAACGTGGGGAAAGGTGAAGAAGAAACAGACTGCGCAATAAATAGTGCTGATCGGGTTGAGGGATAAACAGACTTATATCGAAATGGAGAAAACATCATGAACCGTTCCTATAGGCGACACCGTTCCATGCGCGCCCTGCTCTTTGCGGGCATCGTCCATCTTTGTCTCGCCATCACTTTTATGTTCTCGTTCTATACGCCGAGCCAGAACAGGGGTGAAGACGCGCTGGCAGTGGAACTCATCAATCCAGAAGCCTTTCGGGAACAACGGCGCACCCTCAAACCGCCGCCCCCCAAAAAACTCCGAACACCACAGCAAACAGATCCCTCTACGGATACAAACCAACGGCATCTTGACCTCATGGCTTCCGCGAATTTAATCGACGAAACCGTGCGTCAATCGGAAGCGGCACTCCTACACAGTGCAACAAGATCCACATCGGACCTAGAAACGACACTCCCCGATGTGACCACAGACGCAGAACGGATCAATAGCCGAGAGACGCCGATCTCAGGAGAGGTTGCGAGTCCCTATCAGACGACCGCAGGTGCAGGTGTAGACAGTCTCCGACAACGCGTCAAAGGGGACGGCGGTGGTGGATTCCATAGGCTTCAATCCACGGGTGCCTCTGAAATTGGGACTATCGGCGACGGTGATGGAGACAATGAAGGGGAAGGCACTGGTAAAGGAAATAGCAACCCATTCGCGAAAGCACTCAAGCGTATCGCCGATCATATCATCGGAACACGAGAGGTAGACAAGGTGAACGTTGTCTTCGTCATCGACACGAGCGCGAGCATGCGCGATAACATCCAAGAAGTCGCCGCGAACCTGTTTGCCATGACCGATGAATTCGATCTCGTCAATCTGGAATACCACCTCGGCATGTCGGAATTCAGTGTCAGATACGAAGGTCAAAAACTGGAGATTCGGACGTTGTTACCGGATGTCGGTATGCTTCGCAGACGGATGCAAAAAGCCAAACTCAGCGGAGATGAACATGCCCTCGACGCACTCTTGGATACCCCGTATCGTATCGACTTCCATGCCGATGCTGACCAATACATCATCCTCGTAACCGACGAACCCGCATCGACACACATGAGGAAGGACGGGGCTTACGAGACAATGCGGGAAAAGGTTATCAAAGAATATCAACTTCAGGGTATACGTGTGAACGTTCTTGGGGTTCCAGAACCGTTTCAACAA
This region of Candidatus Poribacteria bacterium genomic DNA includes:
- a CDS encoding tetratricopeptide repeat protein — its product is MKSLKKRRSKNTHLNEPQGIIRKLMILILLWFCSPLSGIADENLSDHSRYVQHVEQAFLLMFQGDNLRAISEFEAALVIEPDHYEILHYLGMAHAQEEFWNKATESYQRSLALMPDNIEALYSLGVAYFRLDRWADAVLPLQRVIELSPQHARGHEMLGKSLVKRRQYAEAVPILTKALSLTSHAANLYYELGIAHLNLKAYPEAIKNFKLAIAHGPTGYAEPHHGLGTAYFRSGDREKSRVEMQIYQRLQKEFAEYERLTRLTRAEPNNLEAWTELATLLMNQKNFAKAVSVFQKCIELAPNNAHFYHGLSRAFMSLNYPKHAAEAARKAVQLMPNQAILYNTLGSTYAMQGESQKALRAFRKAVELDSDEPYYHLNLSRLYEGMGNQKLAQEHHRIYEYLLSKQK
- a CDS encoding VWA domain-containing protein, coding for MNRSYRRHRSMRALLFAGIVHLCLAITFMFSFYTPSQNRGEDALAVELINPEAFREQRRTLKPPPPKKLRTPQQTDPSTDTNQRHLDLMASANLIDETVRQSEAALLHSATRSTSDLETTLPDVTTDAERINSRETPISGEVASPYQTTAGAGVDSLRQRVKGDGGGGFHRLQSTGASEIGTIGDGDGDNEGEGTGKGNSNPFAKALKRIADHIIGTREVDKVNVVFVIDTSASMRDNIQEVAANLFAMTDEFDLVNLEYHLGMSEFSVRYEGQKLEIRTLLPDVGMLRRRMQKAKLSGDEHALDALLDTPYRIDFHADADQYIILVTDEPASTHMRKDGAYETMREKVIKEYQLQGIRVNVLGVPEPFQQKLAETTGGLWQPIPGGFGKATTLPSDRVANEAFMKVFRDIVKDIRRNGGRLLFSMESQFEVLLEDGDVPIKKLQREFKKNGVSIAGADNLFGSSMVWEKQKGDLWVITDYTNGRIYTIRKQGDKLNVFAGIYPESWNLSNSLTAMTQKRGNRWLINDSTRRRMYTIRNENNRLNIYDGAALSASPDSAVRGFEPVVDIVVMLDYSRSMGGKSEAIMLGLSTLMGRLDILPIKYRIGLIRFAEAKDAIKIINGAVVTQMPLNESMLESSMEAPFGGDEHLIDAIVEGVPKVKFSPYASRFLLILTDEPTTGKYPPERALRLCQSLGIRAYVIGHPGPTDFQKKLAEQTGGRFFTMPKHLNRTYPNQ
- a CDS encoding CRTAC1 family protein, yielding MGSGTVFFDYDTDGDPDLYFVNSGSVPQGTPQAFGNVLYRNEGDGRFTDVTETSGAGDTGYGMAASAADIDNDGDPDLYVANFGQDKLYRNNGDGTFTDLTEAAGIDNTLWSIAAVYLDFDVDGDLDIFVVNYLVYDLSMPVSTYKGIVGYGHPRSYEGTPDVLYRNNGDGTFTNIAETAGVTNPVEGRGMAAVAWDYDQDGFPDIYVANDTNRNFLYHNNGDGTFTDESIFIGVGYDDRGVAEGSMGVDAADYNGDGWLDLIVANSEKATLYKNEEGFFFADATADSGLEQPTLPFVGFSPLFLDYDNDGHLDMFCANGHPQDVIEILGDNETYAQRDQIFQNNGDGTYTDISASAGTYFSDPLVGRAAATADYDNDGDPDIVIMNSDQRAVLLRNDGGNLKNWVSLKLIGTQSNRDGIGAKVSVTAGNMTLIREVKSGSSYASGSDTRLLFGLGEHRHVEKVNIVWQSGTIQKLRDLPINQILTIVESEE
- a CDS encoding formylglycine-generating enzyme family protein codes for the protein MKVWATKNSRRSIIASMNIFYPSRNSHFRSVACGLFLLLLSIGMSFGVSAQDTEHLIFVSAGTFTMGSDTRAADEKPMHKVYLNAYYISKYEVTNAEYYEFWKQQLEIASPEQTPQHTPENFTHLPQIGDWPARAEQFPNHPVVGVSWHDANAYAAWKGMRLPTEAEWEKAARGYSNRTWPWGNALEPYANTAANDDGYQNRLAPVGSFPKGKSYYGVMDMAGNVWEWTADWYSDVYYWHTSQAATKRPKQNPTGPAVGSWRVIRGGSWIDTITRCSTTFRFYLYPNLKTSFVGFRLAKSTF